In one Bacteroidota bacterium genomic region, the following are encoded:
- the flhA gene encoding flagellar biosynthesis protein FlhA, with protein sequence MKMLSKNSDFVLAGGVILILAMMIIPLPPLMLDVLLATNITIAILILTVSMYITHPLELSVFPGLLLILTIFRLSLNVASTRLILGEGYAGEVINAFGIFVVQGNYVVGFIIFIILVIIQFIVIVKGAGRIAEVAARFTLDAMPGKQMAIDADMNAGLITEDQARQRRREIAREAEFHGAMDGASKFVKGDAIAGLLINLVNIVGGFVIGIVQRGMPFTDALQNYTLLTVGDGLVSQIPALIVSTAAGMIVTRSASGTALDIEMRTQLLGKPKPLLIVSGALGLFAIVPGLPTIPFLLLAGLTGSIGFVNMRDSKHAALEKAKPPAPATPKQEQIEDYLQVDPLEVEIGYGLISLVDEIQGGDLFNRITNLRKQLAMDLGIIIPPVRVRDNLQLDPNQYVIKIRGNVVVTNTLMVDRLLAMNPGVAGEDIKGIAAKEPAFGLPAIWIGSHERDHAEMAGYTVVEPAAVLSTHLQEVLRRNCDKILGRQETKKLIENLKKEYPAIVDEINPESLPFGTIQKVLQNLLKEGIPVRDLVTILESLCDYAKVTKNVDVLTEYVRHSLSDTIARMYKDGKGVLHAIAMDPRLEQVITNALQNQRESSPSLGLAPEMIQEIQRSLTANVEIMMAGGYQPVVLCVATVRPYFYRLIRTSFPNVAVLSFTELPPETEIEFIGKLEASNAD encoded by the coding sequence ATGAAGATGCTGAGCAAGAACTCCGACTTCGTACTTGCAGGCGGCGTGATACTCATCCTCGCAATGATGATCATTCCGCTGCCTCCGCTGATGTTGGATGTGTTGCTTGCTACGAACATCACCATTGCCATCCTCATTCTGACGGTGTCGATGTACATCACGCATCCGTTGGAACTGTCGGTCTTTCCCGGCCTCCTCCTGATACTCACTATCTTCCGCTTATCGCTCAACGTTGCTTCAACACGCTTGATTCTGGGCGAAGGGTATGCAGGTGAAGTGATCAATGCCTTCGGCATATTCGTGGTCCAGGGAAACTACGTCGTCGGATTCATCATCTTCATCATTCTCGTCATCATTCAGTTCATTGTGATTGTAAAAGGAGCCGGACGGATTGCGGAGGTCGCGGCACGCTTCACTCTCGATGCAATGCCCGGCAAGCAAATGGCAATCGACGCTGACATGAATGCGGGTCTTATCACCGAAGATCAGGCCCGTCAGCGTCGACGTGAAATCGCCCGTGAAGCAGAGTTTCATGGAGCAATGGACGGTGCAAGCAAGTTCGTCAAGGGGGATGCAATCGCCGGGCTCTTGATTAACCTTGTCAACATCGTCGGCGGGTTTGTGATTGGTATTGTGCAACGGGGAATGCCATTTACCGATGCTCTGCAAAACTACACATTACTGACGGTGGGCGACGGGCTCGTGTCGCAAATCCCCGCTCTCATTGTGTCAACTGCCGCCGGTATGATTGTGACACGCAGCGCGTCGGGGACTGCCCTTGATATTGAAATGCGGACGCAATTGCTGGGAAAACCGAAACCGTTATTGATCGTTTCCGGAGCGTTGGGGCTCTTTGCGATTGTGCCAGGTCTTCCGACAATTCCGTTCCTGTTACTTGCCGGGCTTACCGGATCGATAGGATTCGTCAATATGCGCGATAGCAAGCATGCAGCGCTCGAGAAAGCAAAACCGCCGGCTCCTGCAACTCCGAAACAAGAGCAGATAGAGGATTATCTCCAAGTTGATCCGTTGGAGGTGGAAATCGGATACGGGTTGATTTCTCTGGTTGATGAAATACAGGGTGGAGATTTGTTCAATCGGATAACGAACCTCCGCAAACAACTTGCGATGGATCTGGGCATTATCATTCCTCCTGTCCGTGTACGCGATAACCTTCAGCTCGATCCCAATCAATATGTAATCAAGATCCGCGGGAATGTTGTTGTCACGAACACTCTTATGGTTGATCGGCTGCTTGCAATGAACCCCGGAGTTGCAGGTGAAGATATCAAAGGTATTGCCGCAAAAGAGCCTGCGTTTGGTTTGCCGGCAATCTGGATTGGCTCGCACGAGCGTGATCATGCGGAAATGGCGGGCTATACGGTGGTGGAGCCGGCAGCGGTTCTCTCCACACACCTTCAGGAAGTATTGCGTCGCAATTGCGACAAGATTCTTGGCCGGCAAGAGACGAAGAAACTCATTGAAAATCTGAAGAAGGAATACCCGGCCATTGTTGACGAAATCAACCCGGAATCACTTCCGTTCGGAACAATTCAAAAGGTGCTACAGAATTTATTGAAGGAAGGAATTCCGGTACGAGATCTTGTCACCATTCTTGAGTCGCTATGCGACTACGCGAAGGTGACAAAGAATGTTGACGTACTGACAGAGTATGTCCGTCATTCCCTTTCGGATACCATTGCCCGGATGTACAAGGACGGAAAGGGTGTGCTGCACGCAATTGCAATGGACCCGCGGCTTGAGCAAGTGATCACCAACGCCCTGCAGAATCAACGCGAAAGCAGTCCAAGTCTCGGTTTGGCGCCCGAAATGATTCAAGAGATACAAAGAAGCCTGACAGCCAACGTCGAAATAATGATGGCAGGAGGATATCAGCCGGTTGTTTTATGTGTTGCGACTGTCAGGCCCTACTTTTATCGTTTGATTCGAACATCGTTTCCGAACGTTGCAGTGTTATCGTTTACAGAACTGCCGCCCGAAACAGAAATTGAATTCATAGGAAAACTGGAGGCAAGCAATGCAGATTAA
- the flhB gene encoding flagellar biosynthesis protein FlhB, producing MAEFESSAEEKTEPASQKKKDDTRKKGSVAKSTDLNSATVLVFGLLVLYLGGSTVALKLAAIGRSVFSNVGQIELSSANLHFILREGIVSFALILAPLLLAVMAVGLISNIAQVGLLFTWEPLRPKFTKLNVLKGLKRILASKHSIVEVMKGLLKISVIAAVAYGSMHDVVSESLSLADGAVNGIVEFMSVASVTVGLKVGLAFFVIAAADYAFQRFEFEKKLRMTKHEVKEEMKQSEGDPLIKGRIRTIQRQIAYRRMMQDVPKADVVITNPTHFAVAIKYEMAKMGAPKVVAKGVDLIAQRIKNIAQENNVPIVEDKPLAQMLYKTVEVGEEIPEKLFQVVAQVLAYVYRLRETGKSMFSVN from the coding sequence ATGGCAGAATTCGAATCATCGGCTGAAGAAAAAACCGAACCGGCGAGTCAGAAGAAGAAAGACGATACTCGCAAGAAAGGAAGTGTTGCCAAGTCAACGGACTTGAATTCGGCGACTGTTCTTGTGTTCGGCCTGCTGGTGTTGTACTTGGGAGGCTCGACGGTTGCGTTGAAGCTTGCCGCAATCGGGCGCTCCGTGTTTTCGAACGTTGGGCAGATCGAGCTCAGCAGCGCCAACCTGCATTTCATTCTTCGGGAGGGGATTGTTTCGTTTGCGCTCATTCTTGCCCCCCTGCTGCTTGCCGTGATGGCAGTTGGCTTGATTTCGAATATTGCCCAGGTTGGACTCTTGTTTACGTGGGAGCCGTTGCGGCCAAAGTTTACCAAGCTTAATGTTCTGAAAGGGCTGAAACGCATTCTGGCTTCAAAACATTCTATCGTTGAAGTGATGAAAGGCCTGCTCAAAATATCCGTGATCGCAGCGGTTGCCTATGGTTCCATGCATGATGTCGTGTCCGAATCCCTCTCTTTGGCAGACGGGGCGGTAAACGGAATTGTAGAGTTCATGTCGGTTGCGTCTGTAACGGTAGGATTGAAAGTCGGGCTCGCCTTTTTTGTCATTGCTGCCGCCGATTATGCTTTCCAGCGATTTGAATTCGAAAAGAAGCTGCGCATGACAAAGCACGAAGTGAAGGAAGAAATGAAACAGTCAGAGGGCGACCCGTTGATTAAGGGACGTATCAGAACGATCCAGCGCCAGATTGCGTATCGCCGCATGATGCAGGATGTTCCCAAAGCCGATGTCGTGATTACAAACCCGACGCACTTCGCGGTTGCCATCAAATACGAAATGGCGAAGATGGGCGCACCGAAAGTTGTTGCAAAAGGTGTTGATCTCATCGCGCAGCGCATCAAGAATATCGCTCAGGAAAACAATGTCCCGATTGTCGAGGACAAGCCCCTCGCGCAAATGTTGTATAAGACGGTGGAAGTAGGCGAGGAAATTCCGGAAAAACTATTCCAGGTTGTTGCCCAGGTTCTTGCATACGTGTATCGTCTGCGTGAAACAGGAAAGTCAATGTTCAGTGTGAATTAG
- the fliR gene encoding flagellar biosynthetic protein FliR — protein MEVYVSQLLLFFLLFVRITSLIVVAPILGHQGIPVQVKVAFGLFFSFVLYPVAAGDAPPVTIEFLPFVLLILHEAAAGILIGFATGLLFAGVRYAGELISLETGLSAASMFDPEAGKSTSVISELMYLMMLMVFLLLNGHHFVLEALYLSYTAIPIGGLTLSAAAFDGMLKLTGFIFIVAVKLAAPVMVAMFLISVALSILSRVMPQMNIFMVAFPLKIGAGFFAIMMAAPLLVFVFKKLLATFEANLLELIRIL, from the coding sequence ATGGAGGTATACGTTTCCCAGCTTCTTCTGTTTTTCCTGCTGTTCGTGCGCATTACGTCGTTAATTGTTGTTGCGCCGATACTGGGCCATCAGGGCATTCCGGTACAGGTCAAGGTAGCCTTTGGCCTGTTTTTTTCGTTTGTCCTATACCCTGTAGCCGCAGGCGATGCGCCGCCTGTGACAATAGAGTTCCTGCCGTTTGTATTGCTCATTCTTCATGAAGCGGCAGCCGGAATCCTGATCGGATTTGCGACCGGTTTGTTGTTTGCAGGCGTCCGGTATGCAGGCGAACTGATCTCGCTCGAGACAGGTCTTTCGGCTGCATCGATGTTCGATCCTGAAGCAGGCAAAAGTACCTCCGTGATTAGCGAGTTGATGTATTTGATGATGCTTATGGTCTTCCTCCTTCTGAACGGACATCATTTTGTGCTTGAGGCGCTGTACCTAAGCTATACGGCAATTCCGATCGGCGGCTTGACACTTTCTGCCGCAGCCTTCGACGGAATGTTGAAACTCACAGGGTTCATTTTCATTGTTGCAGTGAAACTTGCGGCACCGGTAATGGTGGCGATGTTCCTCATCAGCGTTGCGCTTTCGATTCTTTCCCGCGTGATGCCGCAGATGAACATCTTCATGGTCGCGTTCCCTCTGAAAATCGGAGCAGGGTTCTTCGCGATCATGATGGCTGCTCCGTTGTTGGTGTTCGTGTTCAAGAAGCTGCTTGCAACGTTCGAGGCCAACTTACTTGAGTTGATAAGGATATTGTAA